A window of Acropora muricata isolate sample 2 chromosome 3, ASM3666990v1, whole genome shotgun sequence contains these coding sequences:
- the LOC136912529 gene encoding uncharacterized protein yields the protein MSEETKKAAAACLGVIRLDYDYPPAPGDIDHPDSFNCDVYYKVVPGLTFEMCQKGKMTDDVEKRFKQSIKWLVKEKKVNGITGDCGFMMNFQSIARQITKIPIFMSSLCQLPAVTCGYAETEQMIIMTANGKSLEPMRDLIRDECGVDTQDKRYNIVGCEDVPHFGQAVANGDKVNTKNATPGIVKKAVEALKKYPKSRAFLLECTELPPYSDAIRFHTGLPVYDSITACHFFISGHKDNPRFGLDNWQDEFDEEQEEYQYGDNLTKKEKAALVNKVK from the coding sequence ATGTCCgaagaaacgaaaaaagcaGCTGCAGCCTGTCTTGGAGTTATTCGTCTAGATTACGATTATCCTCCAGCCCCTGGTGACATAGACCATCCCGACTCTTTCAATTGCGATGTCTACTACAAAGTTGTGCCTGGTCTCACGTTTGAAATGTGCCAGAAAGGAAAGATGACTGACGATGTTGAAAAGCGATTTAAACAGTCCATCAAATGGCttgtgaaagagaaaaaagtcaatggaATAACTGGTGATTGTGGTTTCATGATGAACTTTCAAAGCATTGCTCGACAAATCACTAAGATCCCCATTTTTATGAGTTCCCTTTGCCAGCTTCCAGCCGTCACATGCGGCTATGCAGAGACGGAGCAAATGATCATTATGACGGCGAACGGGAAAAGCCTGGAGCCGATGAGAGATCTGATCAGGGATGAGTGTGGCGTGGACACCCAAGATAAGCGTtacaacattgttggatgtgaagaTGTCCCTCATTTTGGTCAAGCAGTTGCCAATGGAGATAAAGTGAATACCAAAAACGCCACGCCAGGGATCGTGAAAAAGGCTGTTGAAGCACTTAAGAAGTATCCAAAAAGCAGAGCTTTTCTGTTGGAATGCACCGAGCTCCCTCCATATTCGGATGCCATTCGATTTCACACAGGTTTGCCAGTCTATGATTCCATCACAGCATGTCACTTCTTCATCAGTGGACACAAGGACAACCCGAGGTTTGGCCTTGACAATTGGCAAGATGAATTTGATGAAGAGCAAGAAGAGTACCAGTATGGAGATAACcttaccaaaaaagaaaaagctgcaCTCGTAAATAAGGTTAAATAG
- the LOC136912531 gene encoding uncharacterized protein produces the protein MSGETKKSAAACLGVIRLDYDYEAVPGDIDHPDSFNCDVYYKVVPGLTFEMCQKGKMTDDVEKRFKQSIKWLVKEKKVNGITGDCGFMMNFQSIARQITKIPIFMSSLCQLPAVTCGYAEHEQMIIMTANGKSLEPMRDLIRDECGVDTQDKRYNIVGCEDVPHFGQAVANGDKVNVKDATPWIVRKAVHALFKYPKSRAFLLECTELPAYSDAIRFYTGLPVYDSITACHFFISGHKDNPRFGLDDWQDEFDGKQEDYEYGDNLTKKEKAALVNKVN, from the coding sequence ATGTCTGGAGAAACGAAAAAGTCAGCTGCAGCCTGTCTTGGGGTTATTCGTCTAGACTACGATTATGAAGCAGTCCCTGGTGACATAGATCATCCCGACTCCTTCAATTGCGATGTCTACTACAAAGTTGTGCCTGGTCTCACGTTTGAAATGTGCCAGAAAGGAAAGATGACTGACGATGTTGAAAAGCGATTTAAACAGTCCATCAAATGGCttgtgaaagagaaaaaagtcaatggaATAACTGGTGATTGTGGTTTCATGATGAACTTTCAAAGCATTGCTCGACAAATTACTAAGATCCCCATTTTTATGAGTTCCCTTTGCCAGCTTCCAGCCGTCACATGCGGCTATGCAGAGCACGAGCAAATGATCATTATGACGGCGAACGGGAAAAGCCTGGAGCCCATGAGAGATCTGATCAGGGATGAATGTGGCGTCGACACCCAAGATAAGCGTtacaacattgttggatgtgaagaTGTCCCTCATTTTGGTCAAGCAGTTGCCAATGGAGATAAAGTCAACGTCAAAGACGCCACGCCATGGATCGTAAGAAAGGCTGTTCATGCACTTTTCAAGTACCCAAAAAGCAGAGCATTTCTTTTGGAATGCACCGAGCTTCCTGCATATTCGGATGCCATTCGATTTTACACAGGTTTGCCAGTCTATGATTCCATCACAGCATGTCACTTCTTCATCAGTGGACACAAGGACAACCCGAGGTTTGGCCTTGACGATTGGCAAGATGAATTTGATGGAAAGCAAGAAGACTACGAGTATGGAGATAACcttaccaaaaaagaaaaagctgcaCTCGTAAATAAGGTTAATTAG